One region of Vitis vinifera cultivar Pinot Noir 40024 chromosome 1, ASM3070453v1 genomic DNA includes:
- the LOC109122499 gene encoding uncharacterized protein LOC109122499: MSSSDSKNSRKDFVWKYVLEVAGEQYLRCKFCNQRCTGGVNRLKHHLAGTHHGMKPCNKVSEDARLECKEALANFKDQKTKRNELLQEISMGLTSMHESALSKTIGTLGSGSGSGSGSGEPIPRGPMDKFTTSQPRQTTLNSKWKQEERKEVCRKIGRFMYSKGLPFNTVNDPYWFPMIDAVANFGPGFKPPSMHELRTWILKEEVNDLSIIMEDHKKAWKQYGCSIMSDGWTDGKSRCLINFLVNSPAGTWFMKSIDASDTIKNGELMFKYLDEVVEEIGEENVVQVITDNASNYVNAGMRLMEKRRKLWWTPCAAHCIDLMLEDIGKLNVHATTLSRARQIVKFIYGHTWVLSLMRTFTKNHELLCPAITRFATAFLTLQGLYKQKQALIAMFSSEKWCSSTWAKKVEGVKTRSTVLFDPNFWPHVAFCIKTTVPLVSVLREVDSEERPAMGYIYELMDLAKEKIAFNCRGVERKYGPIWRKIDARWTPQLHRPLHAAGYYLNPQLWYGDKFSNADEVRKGLFECMDRMLDYQERLKADIQLDSYDQAMGEFGSRIAIDSRTLRSPTSWWMRFGGSTPELQKFAIRVLSLTCSASGCERNWSTFESIHTKKRNRLEHQRLNALVYVRYNTRLRERSLQRKQNVDPILVEEIDSDDEWIAEKEDPLLPLDLCWLQDDELFSVDAIRAVSSNSQETKTSSDHMVSSHSYKRKHNEVPSTSGGKGKEKELN, from the exons atgagttcCTCCGATtcgaaaaattcaagaaaagattTTGTGTGGAAGTATGTTCTTGAAGTTGCCGGGGAGCAATATTTAAGATGTAAATTTTGCAATCAAAGATGCACGGGAGGGGTGAATAGACTCAAGCATCACTTAGCCGGAACTCATCATGGTATGAAACCATGCAACAAGGTTAGTGAAGATGCTAGATTGGAATGCAAAGAGGCATTGGCCAATTTTAAggatcaaaaaacaaaaagaaatgaattgctcCAAGAAATTAGTATGGGTCTAACTTCAATGCATGAGAGTGCCTTGTCTAAAACAATAGGGACACTAGGGAGTGGGAGTGGGAGTGGGAGTGGGAGTGGGGAACCTATTCCTAGGGGACCCATGGATAAATTTACCACTTCACAACCTAGACAAActactttgaattcaaagtggaagcaagaagaaaggaaggaagtgtgtAGAAAAATTGGTAGGTTCATGTATTCAAAAGGTCTCCCATTCAACACTGTGAATGATCCTTATTGGTTTCCTATGATAGATGCTGTTGCAAATTTTGGGCCCGGGTTTAAGCCTCCATCTATGCATGAATTGAGGACATGGATTCTTAAAGAAGAGGTAAATGACCTAAGTATCATTATGGAAGATCACAAAAAAGCTTGGAAACAatatggatgttcaattatgtcagaTGGTTGGACAGATGGAAAAAGTAGGtgtcttatcaattttttggtgaatagtCCTGCTGGCACTTGGtttatgaaatcaattgatgcttctgatacaataaaaaatggggaattgatgttcaaatatcttgatgaggtggttgaagaaattggagaggagaatgttgtgcaagtcatcactgataatgcctctaattatgtgaatgctggaatgaggcttatggaaaaaaggagaaaattgtGGTGGACTCCTTGTGCTGCTCATTGTATTGATTTGATGTTGGAGGATATTGGAAAGCTAAATGTTCATGCTACTACACTATCTCGAGCTAGGCAAATAGTGAAGTTCATATATGGGCATACTTGGGTTCTTAgcttgatgagaacatttacaaaaaatcatgaacttCTTTGTCCAGCAATTACACGATTTGCTACTGCATTTCTTACTCTTCAAGGTCTTTATAAGCAAAAGCAAGCTCTTATAGCAATGTTCTCATCAGAAAAATGGTGTTCAAGCACATGGGCTAAAAAGGTAGAAGGTGTGAAAACTCGAAGTACAGTGTTGTTTGATCCAAATTTCTGGCCTCATGTTGCTTTTTGCATAAAGACCACTGTTCCATTAGTTAGTGTCTTGAGAGAGGTTGATTCAGAGGAAAGACCAGCCATgggttatatttatgagttgatggatttagCTAAGGAGAAGATTGCATTTAATTGTCGGGGTGTGGAGAGAAAATATGgcccaatttggagaaaaattgatGCAAGATGGACTCCGCAACTTCATCGACCTTTACATGCAGCGGGTTATTATCTTAATCCTCAATTGTGGTATGGAGATAAGTTCTCTAATGCTGATGAGGTGAGGAAGggattatttgaatgcatggatAGGATGTTGGATTATCAAGAACGTTTAAAAGCTGACATTCAGTTGGACTCATATGACCAAGCAATGGGTGAATTTGGGAGTCgtattgcaattgattctcgaACATTAAGAAGTCCTACAAGTTGGTGGATGCGTTTTGGGGGTTCAACACCGGAGTTGCAAAAGTTTGCTATTCGAGTCCTTAGCCTTACTTGTAGTGCTTCgggatgtgaaagaaattggagcacatttgagtcg atccatacaaaaaaaagaaatagacttGAACATCAAAGGTTGAATGCTCTAGTGTATGTAAGATACAACACTAGGTTGAGAGAGCGAAGtctacaaaggaaacaaaatgttgatcCGATTTTGGTAGAGGAGATTGATTCGGATGATGAATGGATTGCGGAGAAAGAAGATCCCCTCCTCCCCCTTGATCTTTGTTGGCTTCAAGATGATGAGTTATTCAGTGTTGATGCCATTAGAGCTGTGTCATCCAACTCCCAAGAGACTAAAACATCATCGGATCACATGGTTTCTTCACATTCCtacaaaaggaaacataatgaagtaccaa GTACAAGTGGAGGCAAAGGCAAAGAGAAGGAATTGAATTGA
- the LOC104880150 gene encoding pectinesterase: MARLLLHFLSAYFVVLYVRVVDGAPISSCSQTPYPEVCNYFIGNYKPTAGIDEIQFPFRDRVLGVTMNQAKRLHLLVSAMDLSSSDERTKLAWADCLELYENTIDLVNRSINSISPAVMFDSQTWLSAAIANQQTCLDGFIDFNPSSDQFQSFPSMSISTSNFSKLLSNSLAINKAAVSATSILSNNQAGGRRLLSNGFPTWVSAADRKLLQSSGAASRADIVVAHDGSGNYKTISEAVAASVKLRSGTKRFVIYVKAGVYRENVEIKRKMKNIMIIGDGKDATIVTGNKNVQDGSTTFRSATFAVSGHGFIARDMTFENTAGPEKHQAVALRSSSDGSVFYGCSFKGYQDTLYVHTQRQFYRSCDVYGTVDFIFGDAVAVLQNCNIYVRRPMSNQANVITAQGRSDQNENTGISIHNSRVMAAPDLRPVQSRFKTYLGRPWRKYSRTVFMKTSLDGLIHPEGWSPWKGDFGLSTLYYGEYMNTGSGASTRGRVKWRGYHVITSAAEADKFTVGRFLVGDSWIPTTGVPYASGL; this comes from the exons ATGGCTAGACTCTTATTGCATTTTTTGAGTGCTTATTTTGTGGTATTATACGTGAGGGTGGTGGATGGTGCTCCAATATCATCATGCAGTCAGACCCCATATCCTGAAGTATGCAATTATTTCATTGGCAATTACAAGCCCACTGCAGGGATTGATGAAATTCAGTTCCCATTTCGCGACAGGGTCCTTGGAGTCACAATGAACCAAGCCAAGCGACTCCACCTGCTGGTTTCAGCTATGGACTTGAGCTCGTCGGATGAGCGAACCAAGTTGGCTTGGGCTGATTGTTTGGAGCTTTATGAGAACACCATTGACCTGGTGAATCGTTCCATCAACTCTATCAGTCCAGCGGTCATGTTTGACTCTCAAACATGGTTAAGTGCTGCAATTGCCAATCAGCAAACTTGTCTAGACGGATTTATTGATTTCAATCCATCTTCTGATCAGTTTCAATCCTTCCCATCTATGTCAATCTCAACCAGTAACTTCTCAAAGTTGCTTAGCAATTCGCTGGCAATAAACAAGGCAGCAGTTTCCGCAACAAGTATTCTATCTAACAATCAGGCTGGTGGCCGACGCTTGCTTTCTAATGGCTTCCCAACATGGGTTTCAGCTGCTGATAGAAAGCTTCTCCAGTCATCTGGGGCAGCTTCAAGGGCTGATATTGTGGTAGCCCATGACGGGTCCGGTAATTACAAAACCATTTCTGAGGCTGTTGCGGCGTCGGTTAAGCTAAGAAGCGGGACTAAGAGATTTGTTATATACGTGAAAGCGGGTGTTTATAGAGAAAATGTGGAAATcaagaggaaaatgaaaaatatcatGATAATCGGAGATGGGAAAGATGCTACCATTGTCACCGGCAATAAGAATGTTCAAGATGGCTCCACAACTTTCCGTTCTGCCACTTTCG CTGTTTCGGGTCATGGCTTCATTGCTCGAGATATGACATTTGAAAACACGGCTGGACCTGAGAAACACCAAGCAGTTGCACTTCGCTCAAGCTCGGATGGTTCGGTTTTCTATGGTTGTAGCTTTAAAGGCTACCAAGACACCTTATATGTGCACACACAACGCCAATTCTACCGCAGCTGCGATGTATATGGAACTGTGGACTTCATCTTTGGAGATGCAGTTGCGGTTCTCCAGAACTGCAACATCTACGTGAGGAGACCCATGAGCAACCAAGCAAACGTCATCACCGCTCAGGGAAGATCCGATCAAAATGAAAATACTGGGATTTCAATCCATAATTCGCGTGTCATGGCAGCTCCGGACTTGAGACCTGTTCAGAGTCGGTTTAAGACGTATCTCGGGCGGCCATGGCGTAAGTACTCAAGGACAGTTTTCATGAAGACTTCTCTAGACGGCTTGATCCATCCTGAGGGGTGGAGTCCATGGAAAGGAGACTTTGGTCTGTCAACTCTGTATTATGGTGAGTATATGAACACAGGAAGCGGTGCAAGTACTCGTGGCAGGGTGAAGTGGCGAGGATATCATGTTATTACTAGCGCAGCGGAGGCCGACAAATTTACAGTTGGCAGATTCTTGGTCGGAGATTCATGGATTCCGACCACTGGAGTTCCCTATGCTTCTGGGTTATGA